In Streptomyces sp. SLBN-118, the following are encoded in one genomic region:
- a CDS encoding RNA polymerase sigma factor, translating into MTPAPRDEALSSENTAAYGWKILHDGIVDALRKRDRRPATLAGIAFEPSVRPLAAIPDEEIDQVSLRMQVREAVERLPDRQRTCVTLHFLLGVPIKEVASLIGLSDSTVRSHLAVAMNHLAIELTETDPPAAHEKGHHG; encoded by the coding sequence TTGACACCGGCGCCCAGGGACGAAGCGCTCAGCAGCGAGAACACCGCCGCCTACGGCTGGAAGATCCTCCACGACGGAATCGTCGACGCCCTGCGCAAGCGGGACCGGCGCCCGGCCACCCTGGCCGGAATCGCATTCGAACCCTCCGTGCGCCCCCTGGCAGCCATACCGGACGAGGAGATCGACCAGGTATCGCTGCGGATGCAGGTCCGCGAAGCCGTGGAACGACTGCCCGACCGCCAACGCACCTGCGTCACTCTGCACTTCCTGCTGGGCGTGCCCATCAAGGAAGTCGCCTCCCTGATCGGCCTGTCCGACTCCACGGTGCGCTCCCACCTGGCCGTCGCCATGAACCACCTGGCCATCGAGCTCACCGAAACCGATCCGCCCGCCGCCCACGAGAAAGGCCACCACGGATGA
- a CDS encoding helix-turn-helix transcriptional regulator: MTIFPPDPNLTALRLQLARLRSERGWTYDELARRSGLARRTLIEIEQGRTIGSLKTWHALAHALNVPVDHLFATLCDGHTPPAESAD; the protein is encoded by the coding sequence GTGACGATCTTCCCGCCCGACCCGAACCTCACCGCCCTCCGTTTGCAGCTGGCGCGGCTGAGGAGCGAACGCGGCTGGACCTACGACGAACTGGCCCGCCGCAGCGGCCTGGCCAGGCGCACCCTCATCGAGATCGAGCAGGGCCGCACCATCGGATCCCTCAAGACCTGGCACGCCCTCGCCCACGCCCTGAACGTGCCCGTCGATCACCTCTTCGCCACCCTCTGCGACGGCCACACGCCCCCCGCCGAATCCGCCGACTAA